The sequence below is a genomic window from Bombus affinis isolate iyBomAffi1 chromosome 13, iyBomAffi1.2, whole genome shotgun sequence.
GGCAAAAATAGCCGGTGATCGGTGAGTAAAACAACCCCAGTCAGAGCACCCGATCGGAAAAATATTCAGACCGACGTCATCGTCTGTCATAATTGTTTAGCTTCTTACAAGGACCGCTGTCCTCTCTTCGTGTTCTTCTCTAGAGTATGTTGCGTCAGCCACGCAGCTTTAGTGGCAGTTTTTCATCGTCTCGTATATCCCTCGTTCGTTAAATACGCATtattaaactaaattaaaacAAATCAATCGACAAAGGAATACGTCCAAGTATAGCTCTGACCTCTTCTTTCGCCAGTGGCTGTCCAGTTTTCTTGTATCAGAAAAATTAAGCATCTCCATCGAAGAACGTAGAACCACGACCCCGTGTACGATACCACGAGATCTGTTTCGATCTCTGTTGCACGAATCCACCGTTCAGCTTGCACCATTAAGAATACACATCCGGTCGGCCGGCGTCTCGAGAGCAACGCTGGTCCGAGAAACAATCGTCGGGAACAAAAAATCGAGGGTGTTCTACGACGAGAACAATTGTCCGCGTGAACGGCAGGTTTGTGTACACGTGCATTCACTCGAGCACCTCGTGGACGTCGTCATTGCAGCATGACGAagaggacgaagaagaagacACCGTGGAAGGCGTGGCTGTATCCAAAGGAGAGACTGTCCGCGACTTACAAAATCAGAAGACGCACGTGCAGTCCTCCGAGGCCCTGGCCTACCTGGCCCGCTTCCTGTTCAGCTTCGCGAGCTTACGTCGCTTCAATATCAGTTGATACAATGTGTCCAACCCCTCGTGAAGGCCTTCGCCGGTGATTGCGCAGGCTGGCTGCACTCTGATGCACGCACTGCCTGGCATTCCGGCTAGTTCCAGGACGCCTAAGTGCTTTTCCAACTCGCCTACCTCTTTGGCACCTGTGGACATCAGGCGGAACGGTTTGGTCAGTTATTGGGTGTATTGAGAGCAAAGAGCGGTAACAGGATGAGGTGTTTTATTCAAAAGAGGATTCCCTTCTCTGGTTGCTCAGGATCGTGAAAAATAAATACTTTGTCGTTGATGATATGTGTTAATGATGAATCGAGGAAGAAGGTTGTTTAAATCTTGTGCATCTCTGTAGCGTTCCACGATCATCTTTTTTCTGATAGTTTAGGATcgcgtaaaatattaatttagacTTCTTTTTGTCAAAAATGAAGAGACAGTTTTGATCTTGCGATGGAATTCtcgtgatgaaatatatcttcgGTATCGTAGAATTTTTTCATATAGAGTTTTAGTCGACGATGAAGGTAGTTTAGGTCTTGCGATGGATTTTGGATTTCAGGAACATTTTCTTTTCTCGACAGTTCAGGATCATGAGGAATATTTCTTATTTGGAATTTAAAAAGACGAAGATAACTCGGTTCTTGTGGTGGAGTTCGAGTTCTTGTTACGGCGACGATTTTCTTTTTCGGTAAGTAGTTCAGGATCATTGGATCTTGTAATTTAGGATTGTAGTTGAAGAAGGATATAGTTCGAGTCTTTTGACTATATTTGGGTCTCTGACTGAATTAGTAAAGTCATAGAGGAATATTTTTAGGATTCTAGAAACTGGATCAAGTTCGATAAAAGACTCTATGTGTCTGGTTAATCTAAGAGGACAGATTACATACTCTTTGTTTCTAAACGATTACCCTTGCCGAATCAATGGTCTGTAGACGTTAAACTTAACGAATGGCAAGTGTTATTCATCAATGGTCTACATTCAGTTACATAATAAAAGGCGTAAAAGAATAACATATAGAAACTGAAAACGATAATCTTACGAATGACGCAACTGTGTTCTATCAAATTTTTTTTCAAGACCATTAAAAGCAATGTGTTTGTGAAATCAAGTGCTGCTGCTTCATAGATATACAATCTATAATCTAATCATGCTCCGATATAGATTGCGGTCAAGTGCATTTATAGTCCTCGCAGCGAAGCCATAAGCTTAAACCGATACGCGGCTGTCTTCTCAGCCACTTGTTCATACTCTTAAAGTCTTCGAAAGCAATTTGATCTTATTTCTGAACACGGAAACCATTTGCTACAGCTAACGTCCAAATGAAGCCTCGCGGATAACGAAACTTTTAATTtagtataaaagaaaaatctaCTTTTGTATAACTGTCTATTAATAATACTGAGCAAGCGTTGGGAATAGAAAATGGTTctcattctttttaattattattatacgaaGAAGATATAAAAACGTCTGCGTTTTCTAATATCTCCTTACAAAGGAATATATCTTAGACGAACAAGAGAACACATCTAAATACTACATATATCATTTTAAACGATCGAGCAAAGTCCCACGCGAATAATTAAACACATAACATCAAACATAAGATCGTCCGTCTTCATtcgctttcttttcttcttatctTTACGATATTACTAAACAAacattgaaataaacgaaggagACAGAAACCTTGGCATTTTCACTAACACTTGCTTATAAAAGACAGCTTACAGAATAGACACGAAGAGATGTTTAATACTACGTTCTCTCAAGCAATTAAGCAAAGTCTCGGAAATAATTAAACGCCTACTCCGAGTTTCAattaagtttctttcgttttccatTCCAATTATATCTCCTGTTATCGTTAGACATGTACTGAAATAAACGAATGAGGCACGGAAACGTTTACGCTTTCCAGTATATCCTTGTAAAAGACGACAGATAGGGTAAGCAGGAGAACGCGTTTTTAATACTCTACGTCACCGTGAGCAGTTTAATTTACAAAAGAGGCCATGGTTCCTCTTATAATCAAGGCGAAACGCCAACTTAGCACATGCATACATGCACGAGTACTGTGTTACCTGGCAGATCCTGCTTGTTGGCCAGGATCAGAATGGGGACACCAGCGTTATCCGGGCTCCTGGCTGTTCTGGTCAGCTCCATTTTTGCCTCCTCGAGCCGTTCCGCGTCGCAAGAATCAACCACGAAGATAATACCGTCTGTGCACCGGGTATAAGACTTCCATAATGGTCGCAATTTCTCTTGCCCTCCCACGTCCCATACGAGAAAATTCACACCTGCGACAAACCACCATAGCAACCCATTTTACTtgccttcttctttttctatagcattttctttttccttgaACAAAAGCTCTAAAGGGGATGAAATTGGTGAAACTATCGTTTAGAGTGGAAAGATGCGACTACATTGTTGGATTTCGGCTTTTGCATAATAAatgtatgaaaataaataatattaatgaatcgATAAATTACATCTGGTAGCTTATAaatttttcgtttataattttatatcggAATGGAACGAGTATcggatttaataataattagacCGCGGATGGTTACGCGAATGATTGGCTTTGTGAAGGTAATTTAAAAAGCTGGAAGCTAAGTAGAAATTTTGTTTCGCCGACTGAATGTGACGCATGGGcttgctttggatattttacgtATATCTCGAACAATAATTTCGAACGTAATTCTGCAAATTTTTGCACCTTTGAATTTCacataaatttaatatgaaataatatatactctacattttatttttataatctaatataaaggatctaataacgataaaatctaaaaatctataaaatcaGCTTGTGGAACTTTGGTATTAGATTTCAATTTATCAATAAGTTGCCATTTGCAAAATctataataattaatacaaaagaACCATTTCTTCCAGAAATTTTTCGTGTTTCTATCACGGAAATGATTGATCTTTTCACGATTTGCTTTCTAAAGATATTAAAAAGCCTACTAAGGGGAACGTGAAAATTTGCCCTGCACAGCGTTTAATCTTTTTTTTGCCCATGGAAAACGCTATgtaaaataactggcagaacgtgGAAGGTAATATTTTTTATCCTGACGTTATTATCTCAAGTATAGCCCACGGTATGCGCATCTTAGTTGCTTTCACATCCTGTTttaattcaaagaaatggaactCGTAGGACGCTTCTCTGATGCTTAGGAAACGATCGTGATTTCTTTTTACTGTGAACTGTACTTTCTCTAAAACAGACACGCCGCCATACGAAGTGCAAAGGGACAAAAGAGGAAGAGGTTCTTTAACGCGATTTCCATCTCTCGGCGCGATCGTTGCTACCAGGTTTCTGGGACAACGAGACCTAGTCGTACGAAGAAACATCGACATCGACATTGAATTATTACGTTGCCACGCACACGGTAACTGTAATAAATGTCCGCGTTAAGCGTTATCCTGACCACGTAATGGTTACGTGTTCAGTTACGATAGTTGCGCGTTCCAGCTATAGACGCTGCATTGAGAAAAATCGTCGCCGATTGCAAATCGGTGTTTACCGCGTTTGTTTCGGTTTGTTACAAGAAGATGACGAGAGTAACCCTAGAAAATTTTCAAGAATATCATCGCTAGTAACATCATCGCTTTTCCGCGTTTCTCAATTTATGGCCTACGATCGACACGACTTTCGAATGGCTCGCGCGATGTGACAACTCCAGCCAATAAAAATTCACCTACTTTATCTTCAAGATTAGTACGATAAAAAGTACCCGGtgcattttcattaaaaaatttccAACCTACTTCTATAGCCGGAAATTAACTAAAAAGATAAGCCGTGAATTGGTGTATGCAGCGTTGAAGAGCGCGAGCTAAAACCGCGGTAAACTCGTGTCTCAACGTTGATCGTCGTCGCAAGTATAGTATACTAAGAAACGTTAAGAATGATTCGACTTTACCTTTCGCTTTTCCGATGCCACCACGGATTCTCTCGCAATTGAAGCCAATGGTGGGCACGGTGTTTAGGTACTGGTCGAACTTGAGTCGATACAACGCCGTGGTTTTCCCAGCACTATCGAGACCGAGCATGGCCACGTGGAGCGGCGTTCCCGTGGGAAGTGCCTCGAGGAAGCCGCCGCTCGTGCCGCTCCTGCCCATGCCGGCACCCATTCCTCTCCTTCACCAGCTTCCTCCTAACTCGACCACCGTTTCCTCCCCTCTAACCCTCCTTCTTCACCTTCTTCCCTTTTCTTTTATCTATCATTTAGATTTCTCCGTCTTTTTCCTTCAAAATCAATCCTCGATATCCGATCGGTCTCCTCTCGCACCTCTGCCGCTCTCTTCTATCCACCACTTTCTCTTCTTTCGATATCTCGGATCAATAATCCTCCGTCCTTCGTCTCAACGACCGCGTTCTTCCTCTTGAAAATTCTCTTCTTCTACTTCATGCTGGATTTAACTGACACTCAGGAGGACCACCAGTGTTCCCTTGTCCAGCAGCTGCTTTTTCTTCCCCCgaatttctctctctccctttctccctTGTGCACGATCCACCGCGTCGCTGCACCGCCTTTATTCCATGCTAGCTCGGTAACCTGGCCGTCTAGTTTCCAGCCTTTCGTTTTATCTCTCTTGAACCAACCCGGTTCTTCTCGTTCCTGCTTTCTTCGTCCCTTATATCCTTCGCGTGGATGATGCTGGTTTGACTCGCGTCTCTGGGCCAACGTGGACGATcggggagagaaagagaaagacagagagagGGAGGCTCTCCTCCGCTTTCGATGCTCGTCCCCGCCGTAAAAGGACTCGCTTCGAGGCCACGATCACTACCGCACCGGCTGAAAATGAAAGGAGAAACGTGTTAGCGATGCCTGCTGGCTACATTGGCCGCGCTTTTCACATCTCGTCTCTTTGcccgttttttttctttttcttcctttttttcattgCCCTGTCTTGATAGATCTCGAGTGTGCCCCGGGTATTTTGCTCGACTACGCAGATACAGGAATTTTAACAGCGGAATTATCGTCGATTAGACCGTACTCCTGTTTGTACGGTGGAACCTCGATAACTTGGGAACCTCGAGAACCTCTACACGTATCGAGATTTCGTTCGTTTTCTTCGGATCCGCTGTGAAAACCTCTATAAATCGAGATGCCAGGCTCGCTTTGTCTCGATTTATTCGTCACGCGCTTAAGCGCGTCGCTTTACAAGCAGCCGATCTCTGCACGTTCGAGCTTATCTCCATGGGGAAACTTAATGCTAATCTTATCAAGCTCGGTCGAATGAGCggttttcaaatttcatttaaaattgtacaGTCATTGAGGTTTCTTTTATTCGTCTAACTTTATGCAGATTCTTCTATTAACGAAAATCGAGAAATTGATTAATCAGATGATATGAGAATTTATGTGGAACTGATATCAAATTGATGTCGAATCGATACAATTAAACAAATTTAGCACGAGCAGAAGACATTTATGTTCGTAATCCACGTAAAACCAAGTCCAATTTTtgaaatgaataaatatatacacGTACGTACAATTAAAAAACGATGCGATCTATGCAAATTCTGCAAGCCTTCGATTTTCCAACCTAATCTGTCTCTTGCTGCGGAAACATCGATA
It includes:
- the LOC126923278 gene encoding ADP-ribosylation factor-like protein 4C, translated to MGAGMGRSGTSGGFLEALPTGTPLHVAMLGLDSAGKTTALYRLKFDQYLNTVPTIGFNCERIRGGIGKAKGVNFLVWDVGGQEKLRPLWKSYTRCTDGIIFVVDSCDAERLEEAKMELTRTARSPDNAGVPILILANKQDLPGAKEVGELEKHLGVLELAGMPGSACIRVQPACAITGEGLHEGLDTLYQLILKRRKLAKLNRKRAR